A stretch of the Salmo salar chromosome ssa20, Ssal_v3.1, whole genome shotgun sequence genome encodes the following:
- the LOC106581089 gene encoding uncharacterized protein, translated as MLLVKTEVCLFWMVLCYTSFASMGNKHCHDSCNTSNLQAPLGSAVLLSCSLGSTSLGISPGHGWVMWNQGSGSGASLVNITFSGKVDFLDPRQGRVKAFPNQGGLGNFSILIDALQASDLGSYCCALQNHDQCHRVEVEELEQGSHIVLFFSVGSLAILLVLLSGCFCWVKWTRVSTERTPDYINTHFCAGSSAPPEDVACSDNVGRDVAQERGVGNERLIYENNEHDPTRMQHDPTRMQHDPTRMQHDPTRMQHDLTRMQHDLSRIHHDPSRIHHDPTRIQHEAQRNQHKPARYKNKLRDSSEKRRQGFHGELMSRLRQSSLGQRYYANQAEINQQARVQMDNHQRANEAKTNQEGRSQMDNCQRGSFWRKKPKEQCEYENPIYNSAVQLKL; from the exons ATGCTCTTGGTCAAAACTGAAGTCTGTCTTTTTTGGATGGTATTATGTTATACCTCTTTTGCTTCAATGG GTAACAAACATTGCCATGACTCCTGTAACACATCCAACCTCCAGGCTCCACTAGGCTCTGCGGTGCTCCTGTCATGCAGCTTAGGGTCAACCTCTCTGGGCATTAGCCCTGGCCATGGCTGGGTGATGTGGAACCAGGGCTCTGGTTctggtgccagcctggtcaacaTCACGTTCTCTGGGAAG GTGGACTTTCTGGACCCCAGGCAGGGAAGAGTGAAGGCTTTCCCCAATCAGGGAGGTCTGGGGAACTTCTCCATCCTAATCGATGCCCTTCAGGCCTCAGACCTGGGCTCCTACTGCTGTGCGCTGCAGAATCATGACCAGTGCCATCGAGTGGAAGTTGAGGAACTTGAACAAG GTTCACACATCGTGTTGTTTTTCAGCGTCGGCAGTTTGGCCATCCTCCTAGTGCTCCTAAGTGGCTGTTTCTGCTGGGTGAAATGGACAC GAGTTTCTACTGAAAGAACACCAGACTATATCAACACCCATTTCTGTGCAG GATCCAGTGCACCTCCTGAGGACGTCGCATGTAGTGACAATGTCGGGAGAGACGTGGCACAGGAGAGAG GAGTCGGCAATGAGCGACTGATCTATG AAAACAATGAGCACGATCCGACCAGAATGCAGCACGATCCGACCAGAATGCAGCACGATCCGACCAGAATGCAGCACGATCCGACCAGAATGCAGCACGATCTGACCAGAATGCAGCACGATCTGTCCAGAATTCACCATGATCCGTCCAGAATTCACCATGATCCAACCAGAATTCAACATGAAGCACAAAGAAACCAGCACAAACCAGCTAGATACAAAAATAAATTGAGAGATTCGAGTGAGAAAAGAAGACAGGGGTTTCATGGAG AACTCATGAGCAGATTGCGCCAATCAAGTCTCGGACAGCGTTACTACG CAAACCAAGCCGAGATCAACCAGCAAGCCAGAGTTCAGATGGACAACCACCAAAGAGCAAACGAAGCAAAGACCAACCAGGAGGGCAGATCCCAAATGGACAACTGCCAAAGAG GAAGCTTTTGGAGAAAGAAACCCAAAGAGC AATGTGAATATGAAAACCCTATCTATAACAGTGCAGTCCAACTCAAACTGTAG
- the dhx40 gene encoding probable ATP-dependent RNA helicase DHX40 — MSKRTKWDTKGDLDESKNLPIYQHKATLQQAVKDNSFLVVTGETGSGKTTQLPQYLHQAGLWGNGKIGITQPRRVAAITVAQRVSQEMHCSLGREVGYQVRFDDCTTQDTVVKYMTDGCLLREILADPVLSQYSVVILDEAHERSLNTDILLGLLKQTLSSPDKASKGRSVPLKVVVMSATLETDKLSVFLGGCPVFTIPGRTFPVTSKFSCAIGPKDTESSVYVKEVVKVALDVHTSEMAGDILVFLTGQSEIEKACDMLYEKAESIDYRYDVQDRKVEGLLILPLYGSMPTDQQKQIFQPPPPGIRKCVVATNIAATSLTINGIKYIVDSGFVKQLNHNSRVGMDILEVVPISKSEALQRAGRAGRTSAGKCFRIYSQEFWEKCMPEYTVPEIQRTSLTTVILTLKCLGVHDVIRFPYLDRPEERFIIEALKQLYQCDAIDRRGKVTRLGELMVQFPLPPGLTRALLQAASLGCEDLLLPVAAMLSVENIFIRPGHPEKQKEADKKHRQLGVQAGSCNDFTMLLSVFEKCKASDAPSAWCKDNYIHWRALKSAFSVETQLREILLRLQNRRDFPMEKFDGNKSELFRRCLCTGYFTNVARRSVGKVFCTMDGHGSMVHIHPSSTLFDQEAQLDWVIFHDLLVTSRIYIRTVCPIRYDWVKDLLPKLHEVDVYELSSVAREEVTDEEVAKWVTKEAAKRQTEGSAEDLFKKLEKRNDESSVSDARARYLQRKQERQQGKAS, encoded by the exons ATGTCGAAAAGGACGAAGTGGGATACCAAGGGAGATTTAGACGAATCAAAGAACCTGCCGATCTATCAACACAAGGCCACACTTCAGCAGGCTGTCAAAGACAATTCATTCTTGGTTGTCACTGGCGAGACTGGCAGTGGGAAAACGACTCAACTTCCCCAATACTTGCATCAAGCGG GATTGTGGGGTAATGGCAAGATTGGCATCACCCAGCCTCGGAGAGTAGCAGCCATCACTGTAGCCCAGAGGGTATcacaggagatgcactgcagtctGGGTAGAGAAGTCGGATACCAAGTGCGCTTCGATGACTGCACGACACAG GACACGGTGGTGAAGTACATGACGGATGGCTGTCTGCTGAGAGAGATCCTGGCAGACCCTGTTCTGTCTCAGTACAGTGTGGTCATTTTGGATGAAGCCCATGAGAGGAGCCTTAACACT GACATTTTGCTGGGTCTGTTGAAGCAGACACTCTCCAGTCCAGATAAGGCCTCTAAGGGTCGCTCTGTCCCCCTGAAGGTTGTGGTAATGTCAGCCACACTGGAGACAGACAAGCTCTCTGTGTTCCTGGGAGGCTGTCCTGTCTTCACCATCCCTGGAAGAACCTTTCCTGTCACCTCCAAGTTTAGTTGTGCCATAGGACCAAAAGATACAGAGAGCTCTGTTTACGTTAAAGAG GTTGTCAAGGTGGCATTGGATGTGCACACCAGTGAGATGGCTGGGGATATCCTTGTGTTTTTAACAG GACAGTCTGAGATTGAGAAGGCCTGTGACATGCTGTATGAGAAGGCTGAATCCATAGACTACCGTTACGATGTGCAGGACCGTAAAGTGGAGGGGCTGCTGATCCTGCCCCTGTACGGATCTATGCCCACTG ATCAGCAGAAGCAGATCTTCCAGCCTCCCCCTCCGGGTATAAGGAAATGTGTGGTGGCCACCAACATTGCAGCAACGTCCCTCACCATCAATGGAATAAA GTATATTGTTGACAGTGGGTTTGTGAAGCAACTCAACCACAACTCAAGGGTTGGCATGGACATCCTCGAAGTGGTTCCAATTTCAAA GAGCGAGGCCCTGCAGAGAGCAGGCCGGGCAGGGAGAACCTCCGCCGGGAAGTGCTTCCGGATCTATAGTCAGGAGTTCTGGGAGAAGTGCATGCCGGAGTACACAGTTCCAGAGATCCAGAGGACCAGTCTCACCACTGTCATCCTCACACTCAAGTGCCTGGGAGTTCATGATGTCATCAG ATTCCCTTACCTGGACCGTCCAGAGGAGAGGTTCATCATAGAAGCATTGAAACAGCTTTACCAATGTGATGCCATCGACAG GAGAGGTAAAGTGACCCGGCTGGGTGAGCTGATGGTACAGTTCCCCCTGCCCCCAGGGCTGACCCGGGCCTTGCTCCAAGCTGCCTCCCTGGGCTGTGAGGACCTCCTGCTGCCTGTAGCCGCCATGCTGTCTGTGGAGAACATTTTCATCAGGCCAG GCCATCCAGAGAAGCAGAAGGAGGCAGATAAGAAGCACAGGCAGTTGGGAGTGCAGGCGGGCAGCTGTAATGACTTCACCATGCTGCTCAGTGTGTTTGAGAAGTGCAAGGCCAG TGATGCCCCTTCAGCATGGTGTAAAGACAACTATATACACTGGAGGGCGCTAAAGTCAGCCTTCAGCGTGgagacccagctcagagagatCCTCCTAAGACTACAAAAT AGGAGAGATTTCCCTATGGAGAAGTTTGATGGCAATAAGAGTGAGCTGTTCAGAAGATGTCTATGCACTGGTTACTTCACCAATGTGGCAAGAAG GTCAGTTGGGAAGGTGTTTTGCACGATGGATGGGCATGGATCCATGGTTCACATTCATCCCTCATCAACG CTCTTTGACCAGGAGGCCCAGCTGGACTGGGTGATCTTCCATGATTTGCTGGTCACCTCGCGGATCTACATCCGGACGGTGTGCCCCATCCGCTATGACTGGGTGAAGGACCTGCTTCCTAAGCTCCATGAGGTGGATGTGTACGAGCTGAGCAGCGTGGCCAGAGAGGAGGTGACGGACGAGGAGGTGGCCAAGTGGGTGACCAAGGAAGCAGCTAAAAGACAAACTG